A stretch of the Bdellovibrio sp. 22V genome encodes the following:
- a CDS encoding polyprenol monophosphomannose synthase: MKTLVVIPTYNEKENIQNIVPAVLAQNLGVEILVVDDNSPDGTGAIVKEMQKTLPQLHLLSRPGKQGLGKAYIAGFRWGMDHGFEAITEMDADFSHRPEDLGPLLKKLETHDFAVGSRYIQGGRTVNWGILRKIISRGGGIYARLILGFPLNDWTGGFNAWKKEVLHAIDLATVESNGYSFQIELKYKALKKGFKGAESPIVFEDRRVGQSKMSLKIVLEAFYRVWLMRFK, translated from the coding sequence ATGAAAACACTGGTCGTTATTCCTACGTACAATGAAAAAGAAAACATTCAGAACATCGTGCCTGCAGTTTTGGCACAGAATCTTGGCGTCGAAATTCTTGTGGTTGACGACAACTCCCCGGATGGTACGGGCGCTATTGTAAAGGAAATGCAAAAAACTCTTCCACAGCTGCATTTGCTTTCTCGTCCCGGCAAACAAGGTTTGGGAAAAGCGTATATCGCCGGTTTCCGTTGGGGTATGGATCACGGTTTTGAAGCGATCACAGAAATGGATGCTGATTTCTCACATCGTCCAGAGGATTTGGGACCTTTGCTTAAGAAGCTGGAAACTCATGATTTCGCTGTGGGCTCCCGCTATATACAGGGCGGTCGCACGGTGAACTGGGGAATTTTACGTAAGATTATTTCCCGTGGGGGCGGTATTTATGCGCGCCTTATTTTAGGTTTTCCGTTGAACGATTGGACGGGCGGTTTCAATGCGTGGAAGAAAGAAGTTTTGCACGCGATTGATCTCGCGACTGTCGAGTCGAATGGTTACAGCTTCCAAATTGAATTGAAATACAAAGCTCTTAAAAAGGGTTTCAAGGGAGCGGAATCGCCGATCGTTTTTGAAGACCGTCGCGTGGGGCAAAGTAAGATGTCCCTCAAAATTGTCTTAGAGGCATTCTATCGTGTCTGGCTCATGCGCTTTAAATAA
- a CDS encoding YIP1 family protein: MSDYRDVTPNSSFEPAKEVFRYIINYLRHPIEKIKTLPDWSWSTLIITLIVISMTSGVLTGLVPPNFFRIVGGIVISPIVGVVTTFIGALFIYYYFQVFEKRTCSMRKIFTLILFANIPFFAFQVGSEMIPPITLVGFAFTALLMAVGLTENFQMQKRRALRLVTILFAIVFIIWLWNRIDISRLERLG; the protein is encoded by the coding sequence ATGAGCGACTACAGAGACGTGACACCGAATTCATCCTTTGAACCCGCGAAAGAAGTCTTTCGCTACATCATTAACTATCTCCGTCATCCTATTGAGAAAATAAAAACTCTCCCTGACTGGAGCTGGTCGACTCTAATCATCACTTTGATTGTGATCTCGATGACTTCGGGTGTGCTGACAGGGCTTGTGCCTCCCAACTTTTTCCGAATTGTTGGCGGGATTGTGATTTCTCCGATTGTGGGTGTGGTCACGACTTTCATTGGCGCTTTGTTCATCTACTATTACTTTCAGGTTTTTGAAAAGCGCACTTGCTCGATGCGCAAGATCTTCACTTTGATTTTGTTCGCGAACATTCCATTCTTTGCTTTTCAAGTGGGTTCCGAGATGATTCCACCCATCACGCTGGTGGGGTTTGCGTTCACAGCTCTTCTGATGGCGGTCGGCTTAACGGAAAACTTTCAAATGCAAAAACGCCGCGCGCTTCGCTTGGTTACGATCCTATTTGCCATTGTTTTCATTATCTGGCTCTGGAACCGGATTGATATTTCTCGTCTTGAAAGATTGGGATAA
- the gmk gene encoding guanylate kinase — MKTRLIIVAAPSGAGKSSFVERLSKEDPRLVDIITYTTRSMRKGESDGHPYHFISSEDFQAKIKEGFFVEWAKVHTNFYGTSYSSIESAWNQGKCAIMDVDIQGVETFKAKFPDAKTVFILPPSIDELRRRIEKRDGGMPADIEVRMANAEKEIREASKFDYQIVNDVFEHSYAEFKNIVEKLLA; from the coding sequence ATGAAGACACGTCTTATTATCGTCGCCGCTCCGAGTGGCGCAGGAAAAAGTAGTTTTGTCGAAAGGCTCAGCAAGGAAGATCCTCGCTTGGTGGACATTATTACTTACACCACTCGTTCTATGCGTAAAGGCGAGAGTGACGGCCATCCCTACCACTTTATTTCTTCTGAGGATTTTCAGGCGAAGATCAAAGAGGGTTTTTTTGTTGAGTGGGCCAAGGTTCATACGAACTTTTATGGAACCTCTTACAGCTCGATAGAAAGCGCCTGGAATCAGGGAAAATGCGCGATTATGGACGTGGACATTCAGGGTGTCGAGACCTTCAAAGCCAAGTTTCCAGATGCTAAAACCGTGTTTATTTTGCCGCCATCTATCGACGAATTGCGTCGTCGCATTGAAAAAAGAGACGGGGGCATGCCTGCGGATATCGAGGTCCGTATGGCCAACGCGGAAAAAGAAATCCGAGAGGCGTCTAAGTTCGACTATCAGATCGTGAACGACGTCTTTGAACATTCCTACGCTGAATTTAAAAATATCGTTGAAAAATTGCTAGCTTAG
- a CDS encoding bifunctional (p)ppGpp synthetase/guanosine-3',5'-bis(diphosphate) 3'-pyrophosphohydrolase: MVEFLKESGVSQKPVKTLEDLLGRIRNFYPNADLKVIEKAYAFSEKAHEGQIRRSGEPYISHPLSVAAILADLHLDLDTIATGLLHDTVEDTHATLEDIRREFGDVIAHLVDGVTKIGQMKFKNSHEKQGENIRKMIVAMGKDVRVVLVKLADRLHNMRTLNFMPFEKQERIALETLEIYCPLAGRMGISSLKIELEDLCFRYYRPDMYYELVQHIKKTESEQNRYIDDVKSMISKELNKAGFKYEVFGRSKHLWSIYRKMQSRSIDYDQVYDVLAFRVIVGTVAECYAVLGLVHSLWKPIPGRFKDFIAMPKANNYQSLHTTVIGPGGERIEIQIRTQEMHLVAERGIAAHWKYKERGKMLDDSDFQKADWLRDLVTWHQQVRSPDEFLDTVKTDLFETEIYVFTPTGDVREFPEGATPVDFAYAVHTELGNRCVGARVNGKMVPLKYQLQNGDSVEIITSKTQQPSKDWLKFVVTNKAKSKIRAFVKEEQRRRAILLGKELVEKEFRKFGMAAAKYLKGPAFESYLKDHGLADLDELYVTVGYGKLETRVLVERLSPENIAKEAAKTEDSSFMERVMRAATQKTRKTNSLISVDGMDDVLVHYAKCCHPIPGDPIVGFISRGRGITIHRSDCRKAFEFDQLRKVDVNWNVKQAGEGQERVVRLKIISQDVPGLLKLMSEAFAQQGINIQSAQIRTTKDKKAVCHFEVSVRDASQLNQAIYEIQKIKGIIGVTRVIH; the protein is encoded by the coding sequence ATGGTTGAGTTCCTGAAAGAGAGCGGAGTTAGTCAAAAGCCAGTGAAGACCTTAGAGGATCTCTTAGGTCGCATTCGCAATTTCTATCCGAATGCAGATTTGAAGGTGATTGAAAAAGCTTACGCGTTTTCAGAGAAAGCTCACGAAGGGCAAATTCGTCGCAGTGGTGAGCCCTATATTTCGCATCCTCTTTCTGTCGCCGCGATTCTTGCGGATCTTCATCTTGATCTCGACACAATTGCGACAGGTCTTTTGCACGACACGGTGGAAGACACGCATGCAACTCTGGAAGATATTCGTCGCGAGTTCGGCGATGTGATCGCTCATCTTGTCGACGGTGTTACAAAAATCGGGCAGATGAAATTCAAAAACAGTCACGAAAAGCAAGGCGAGAACATTCGCAAAATGATCGTGGCGATGGGTAAAGACGTGCGCGTGGTTTTGGTAAAACTCGCCGATCGCCTGCACAACATGCGGACTTTGAATTTCATGCCGTTTGAAAAACAAGAGCGCATTGCTCTTGAGACTTTGGAAATTTATTGTCCTCTTGCGGGCCGTATGGGTATCAGTTCTCTCAAGATTGAACTTGAAGATCTGTGTTTCCGTTACTATCGCCCGGATATGTACTATGAACTTGTTCAGCATATCAAAAAGACAGAGTCGGAACAGAATCGTTATATCGATGACGTGAAGTCGATGATCTCTAAAGAGTTGAACAAAGCCGGTTTCAAATACGAAGTGTTTGGCCGTTCAAAACACTTGTGGTCGATCTATCGTAAAATGCAATCGCGCAGTATCGATTACGATCAGGTGTACGACGTCCTTGCCTTCCGTGTGATTGTTGGAACCGTGGCGGAATGTTACGCCGTCTTGGGTTTGGTGCACTCTTTGTGGAAACCGATTCCGGGCCGTTTTAAAGACTTCATCGCCATGCCGAAAGCCAATAACTATCAATCTCTGCATACGACAGTGATCGGGCCGGGCGGAGAGCGCATCGAAATTCAAATCCGTACGCAAGAGATGCATCTTGTGGCAGAGCGCGGGATCGCCGCGCACTGGAAGTACAAAGAGCGCGGCAAAATGCTCGACGACTCTGACTTCCAAAAGGCCGATTGGCTGCGTGATCTCGTGACTTGGCACCAACAAGTGCGCAGTCCCGATGAGTTCTTGGATACCGTGAAGACAGACTTGTTCGAAACGGAAATTTACGTTTTCACTCCGACCGGAGACGTGCGTGAATTCCCGGAAGGCGCAACCCCGGTCGATTTTGCTTATGCCGTGCATACGGAGCTTGGCAACCGCTGTGTCGGCGCGCGGGTGAACGGCAAGATGGTACCGCTGAAGTACCAACTGCAAAACGGTGACAGTGTTGAAATCATTACGTCCAAAACGCAACAGCCTTCCAAAGACTGGTTGAAGTTCGTCGTTACGAATAAAGCCAAATCAAAAATTCGCGCCTTCGTGAAGGAAGAACAACGCCGTCGCGCAATTCTTTTGGGAAAAGAATTGGTGGAAAAAGAATTCCGCAAATTCGGTATGGCGGCTGCGAAATATCTTAAAGGACCGGCTTTTGAAAGTTATTTGAAAGATCACGGTTTGGCGGATCTTGATGAGTTGTACGTGACTGTCGGCTACGGAAAGTTAGAGACGCGCGTTCTTGTCGAGCGATTGTCGCCTGAAAATATCGCCAAAGAGGCGGCAAAAACGGAAGACTCTTCCTTCATGGAAAGAGTCATGCGTGCAGCGACGCAAAAAACACGTAAAACAAATTCTTTGATCAGTGTTGACGGCATGGACGACGTTTTAGTGCACTATGCAAAATGCTGTCATCCGATTCCGGGCGATCCAATTGTGGGTTTTATCAGCCGCGGAAGAGGCATCACTATTCATCGCAGCGACTGCCGCAAAGCTTTCGAGTTCGATCAGCTTCGTAAAGTCGACGTGAATTGGAATGTGAAACAAGCGGGTGAAGGCCAAGAGCGTGTCGTCCGTCTAAAAATTATTTCTCAAGACGTTCCGGGTCTTTTGAAACTGATGTCTGAAGCTTTTGCGCAGCAAGGAATCAATATCCAGTCCGCGCAAATCAGAACCACGAAAGATAAGAAAGCTGTTTGTCATTTTGAAGTCAGTGTTCGCGACGCCAGCCAATTGAATCAAGCAATCTACGAGATTCAAAAGATCAAAGGGATCATTGGTGTCACTCGTGTTATCCACTAA
- the rpoZ gene encoding DNA-directed RNA polymerase subunit omega → MARVTVEDCLEKVPNRFALVLMVAKRAKQLLKGAEATVSTRSNKYIVSALREVAIGNVGYLDAMDNAEATRQIEKDLNK, encoded by the coding sequence ATGGCTCGTGTAACTGTTGAAGATTGCTTGGAAAAAGTACCTAACAGATTTGCTCTTGTATTGATGGTAGCGAAAAGAGCGAAGCAACTTCTAAAAGGGGCTGAAGCCACCGTTTCTACTCGTTCTAACAAGTATATTGTGAGCGCTCTTCGCGAAGTAGCTATCGGTAACGTCGGTTACCTCGATGCTATGGACAATGCTGAGGCGACTCGCCAAATCGAAAAAGACCTCAATAAGTAG
- the mutL gene encoding DNA mismatch repair endonuclease MutL: MSIQVLSPEVVDQIAAGEVVERPAHLVKELVENSIDAGATRVHVEFFDGGRIVKVIDNGKGMSPEDLPKALERFATSKISKTDDLWKLRTFGFRGEALASIAAVSKLTLTSRREGDEQAHQLVSEYGKKRDLDKVGGSQGTTILIENLFENTPARLKFLKSDAAENTAIKTTLKAMALSHFDVEFRIQENGKLVSFWPACKSRKDRVEQILEIKPLFEGEASRENVKAYAVFADPHNVAKTAKNIWLFAQNRWIQDRSIQAAVNEAYRNLLMHGEYPIAVVWVETDPDCVDVNIHPTKSQVKFQDSSLAFRAVAGALRGTLEKAPWLPQEQRPQPLAPLADVSAADYTSTQGLPNFANVVPAMPKENLAFEDTSLTVTQFQKKDFNFPSTVQQPKMDYKTLADAAASRETFQQGPAMSGPPATVSANPEEPRGYWSSLEVLGQANLTYIVTQARDKIVFVDQHAAHERVVFEKLMSAWKGGKVDVQDFLFPLAIDMSPEKVEALVALASEIERLGVFIEALGPGTIGVKAAPLMIKESILSSVLDKMASEIVEQGGSYSLERVVGDICATMACHSVVRAGQALGLEQMKSLLRDMDMFPLSSFCPHGRPVSVEYPFFKLEKDFGRIV, translated from the coding sequence ATGTCAATCCAAGTCCTATCTCCTGAAGTCGTCGACCAAATTGCCGCTGGCGAGGTGGTGGAGCGTCCTGCTCATCTCGTTAAAGAACTTGTAGAAAACAGTATCGATGCGGGCGCCACGCGCGTGCATGTCGAGTTTTTTGATGGCGGGCGAATTGTTAAAGTGATCGACAACGGAAAAGGGATGTCGCCCGAGGATCTGCCGAAGGCTTTGGAAAGATTCGCAACAAGTAAAATTTCAAAAACAGATGATCTGTGGAAGCTGCGCACTTTCGGATTCCGTGGTGAAGCGCTGGCGAGTATTGCGGCTGTCAGTAAATTGACTTTAACTTCGCGTCGCGAAGGCGACGAGCAGGCGCACCAGTTGGTCAGTGAGTACGGCAAAAAAAGAGATCTCGATAAAGTCGGTGGCTCGCAAGGCACGACCATCCTGATTGAAAATCTTTTTGAAAACACTCCGGCACGTTTAAAGTTTCTTAAATCCGATGCTGCCGAAAATACCGCGATCAAAACGACTTTGAAAGCGATGGCTCTTTCGCACTTTGATGTCGAGTTTCGCATCCAGGAAAACGGCAAGCTGGTCAGTTTTTGGCCGGCCTGCAAATCGCGCAAAGACCGTGTCGAGCAGATTCTAGAAATCAAACCTCTCTTTGAAGGCGAAGCTTCGCGCGAGAATGTCAAAGCGTATGCGGTGTTCGCGGATCCTCACAATGTGGCGAAGACGGCGAAAAACATTTGGTTGTTCGCGCAAAACCGCTGGATTCAAGATCGCAGTATTCAGGCGGCGGTGAACGAAGCTTATCGCAATCTGCTGATGCACGGGGAATATCCGATCGCTGTTGTTTGGGTTGAAACAGATCCTGATTGTGTCGACGTGAATATTCACCCGACAAAATCGCAGGTGAAGTTCCAAGATTCTTCTTTGGCTTTCCGTGCTGTCGCCGGGGCTTTGCGTGGCACTTTGGAAAAAGCGCCTTGGCTGCCGCAAGAGCAAAGACCGCAACCTCTTGCTCCGCTGGCGGATGTGTCTGCGGCGGATTATACTAGCACGCAGGGTTTGCCTAATTTTGCGAATGTCGTACCAGCGATGCCCAAAGAAAATCTGGCTTTCGAAGACACTTCTTTGACAGTGACGCAGTTTCAGAAAAAAGATTTCAATTTTCCTTCGACGGTTCAGCAGCCCAAGATGGATTACAAAACTTTGGCGGATGCCGCCGCTTCTCGCGAGACGTTCCAGCAGGGGCCGGCAATGTCAGGGCCGCCGGCGACGGTGAGCGCAAATCCCGAAGAGCCGCGCGGGTATTGGTCTTCACTGGAAGTTCTGGGGCAAGCAAATCTTACTTACATTGTCACGCAAGCGCGCGATAAAATCGTTTTCGTCGATCAACATGCGGCTCACGAGCGGGTGGTCTTTGAAAAACTGATGAGCGCCTGGAAGGGCGGGAAAGTCGACGTGCAAGATTTCCTTTTCCCGTTGGCGATTGATATGTCTCCGGAAAAAGTGGAGGCCCTTGTTGCGCTCGCTTCTGAAATTGAACGTTTAGGCGTTTTTATTGAAGCCCTCGGTCCCGGAACGATCGGTGTGAAAGCGGCGCCGTTGATGATTAAAGAATCCATCCTCAGTTCCGTCTTGGATAAAATGGCTTCTGAAATCGTCGAGCAGGGGGGAAGTTACTCTCTTGAGCGGGTTGTGGGTGATATCTGTGCGACAATGGCTTGTCATTCGGTCGTGCGCGCGGGACAAGCGTTGGGACTTGAACAAATGAAAAGTCTTTTGCGCGATATGGATATGTTTCCGCTTTCAAGCTTTTGCCCGCATGGGCGACCTGTGAGTGTCGAGTATCCGTTCTTTAAACTGGAAAAAGATTTCGGGCGCATCGTTTGA
- a CDS encoding YicC/YloC family endoribonuclease — MKSMTGYGTARVQTKDVSVEVSIRSVNGRFLEPRFHLPREFVAMEAELKKILSSTLLRGTVDVFVSRRVRNAANKAQMTVNDALAKKYMTAYKHLSKELGVPFQVHLEVLARLPEIIKVEETYELFTGEDKVLKKAFIEACRNCDRERTREGKALRKDLEKLLLALEKQVRVISELRGEANAQLQDKFEQKIRARLKGNDIDPTRLSQEIVIQLEKADINEELTRLSEHIKNYRQLVGSQQAEGKKLDFYTQELLREVNTIGSKSQVAKITHAVVEAKTLIERLREQVQNVQ, encoded by the coding sequence ATGAAAAGCATGACAGGGTACGGCACCGCGAGAGTTCAAACAAAAGACGTCAGCGTTGAAGTGAGCATTCGTTCGGTCAACGGCCGTTTCTTAGAGCCTCGTTTTCATTTGCCGCGCGAATTCGTGGCGATGGAAGCCGAACTTAAAAAAATTCTGAGCAGCACTCTTTTGCGTGGCACTGTTGACGTGTTTGTTTCCCGTCGCGTGCGTAATGCCGCGAACAAAGCGCAAATGACCGTGAACGATGCCTTGGCGAAGAAGTACATGACGGCGTACAAACATCTTTCCAAAGAGTTGGGCGTGCCTTTTCAAGTGCATCTTGAAGTGTTGGCGCGCTTGCCGGAGATTATCAAAGTCGAAGAGACCTACGAGCTTTTCACCGGCGAAGATAAAGTTCTTAAAAAAGCTTTCATCGAAGCTTGTCGCAATTGTGATCGTGAACGCACGCGTGAAGGAAAAGCTTTGCGCAAAGATCTGGAAAAGCTTCTTTTGGCTCTGGAAAAACAAGTGAGAGTTATCAGTGAGTTACGCGGCGAAGCCAATGCGCAACTTCAAGATAAATTCGAACAGAAAATCCGCGCGCGTCTTAAAGGAAATGACATTGATCCGACTCGTCTCTCACAAGAGATCGTGATTCAGCTTGAAAAAGCCGACATTAATGAGGAACTCACGCGTTTGAGTGAGCACATTAAAAACTACCGTCAATTGGTAGGTTCGCAGCAGGCGGAAGGTAAGAAGCTGGACTTTTACACGCAAGAGCTGCTCCGCGAAGTGAACACAATCGGTTCAAAGTCTCAGGTAGCCAAGATCACTCATGCCGTGGTAGAAGCAAAAACCCTCATCGAAAGATTAAGAGAACAGGTACAAAACGTTCAATGA
- a CDS encoding SH3 domain-containing protein translates to MFPVFVWAQAQQATVMLEGALVYQDADFDAPVISTLKRGGVYSVSTKKKGPFYKIRLKPGTTGWIADTDVKPGVIKLAEPEKNQPSEEKKDKRRKPFFASRYRGLDIEMINFTEDTMGEERSASMIFYGVKFNGFNTMFTGDIYTDANIIFAPSAPSYYADETGKSADGFIFIADFLLQTVLPKGKSMLFYYGFGPMFKYSHFNLELPNGTKTISYSADDMSLGAVFDLGVAFRLGPVSLRTDAKYYWERSRYYGLGLNLGWEF, encoded by the coding sequence TTGTTTCCGGTATTTGTGTGGGCGCAAGCGCAACAGGCGACTGTGATGCTTGAAGGTGCTTTGGTTTATCAAGATGCGGATTTTGATGCGCCGGTGATTTCCACTCTGAAAAGGGGTGGTGTTTACAGCGTTTCCACAAAGAAAAAAGGACCGTTTTACAAAATCAGATTGAAGCCGGGAACGACGGGTTGGATTGCTGATACAGATGTAAAGCCGGGAGTGATCAAACTAGCAGAACCGGAAAAAAACCAGCCCTCGGAAGAGAAAAAAGACAAACGCCGTAAACCCTTCTTTGCATCTCGCTATCGCGGTCTTGATATTGAAATGATCAACTTCACCGAAGACACAATGGGTGAAGAGCGCTCCGCGAGTATGATATTTTATGGTGTAAAGTTTAACGGCTTCAACACGATGTTTACGGGCGACATTTACACGGACGCGAATATTATTTTCGCGCCGTCAGCTCCTAGCTACTATGCGGATGAAACAGGAAAAAGTGCGGATGGATTTATTTTCATCGCCGATTTTTTGCTGCAAACCGTTTTGCCCAAAGGAAAGTCGATGCTGTTTTATTATGGCTTCGGTCCTATGTTTAAATACTCACATTTCAACCTTGAACTTCCGAATGGAACGAAAACGATTTCTTACTCTGCGGACGATATGAGTTTGGGGGCCGTGTTTGATCTTGGCGTGGCATTCCGCCTGGGGCCCGTGTCGCTGCGAACGGACGCCAAATATTATTGGGAACGTTCACGTTATTACGGTTTGGGATTAAACCTCGGCTGGGAGTTTTAA
- a CDS encoding J domain-containing protein, giving the protein MKHLILLITLFSLPVKAQTADEVRRIMNSQSNYYQVLGVDKNASSDEIRAAYRRLMKVYHPDRYLNEPQKLHAATEVMKKLNITRDTLMDPIARQKYDKTVKVNTQTNTGSKTAPNASAKPNNPSTKKWTPPDFTAEAEAKAQAEADARAKAEAQAQAKAETAKEPPRPAPDTYEKPKPNFTNNDSFKTEAPKAESSKAAVESPRTEAAPRTTEKPKGPVDFRAQQAAKFYEDTARCGDGFFKSFIDVML; this is encoded by the coding sequence GTGAAGCATCTCATCTTATTGATCACACTTTTTTCTTTGCCGGTGAAAGCCCAGACCGCCGATGAGGTTCGCCGTATCATGAACTCTCAAAGCAACTACTACCAAGTTTTGGGCGTTGATAAAAATGCCTCCTCGGATGAAATTCGCGCGGCTTACCGCCGTTTGATGAAAGTGTATCATCCGGATCGTTACCTCAATGAGCCGCAAAAACTTCACGCGGCGACGGAAGTGATGAAGAAGTTAAACATCACGCGTGACACTTTGATGGATCCGATAGCTCGGCAAAAATACGACAAGACGGTGAAGGTAAATACACAGACAAACACCGGCTCTAAAACTGCGCCGAACGCGAGCGCTAAACCCAACAATCCTTCTACGAAAAAATGGACACCTCCGGATTTTACCGCGGAAGCAGAGGCAAAAGCTCAGGCCGAAGCGGATGCGCGGGCAAAAGCCGAAGCCCAAGCCCAAGCAAAAGCTGAGACCGCGAAAGAACCTCCGCGTCCTGCGCCAGATACTTACGAAAAGCCAAAGCCGAATTTTACGAACAACGACTCTTTCAAAACAGAAGCTCCAAAAGCAGAATCTTCGAAGGCAGCGGTGGAATCACCCAGGACAGAGGCGGCTCCGCGAACGACGGAGAAACCAAAGGGTCCGGTGGATTTCCGTGCGCAGCAAGCGGCGAAGTTTTATGAAGACACTGCTCGCTGCGGGGATGGGTTCTTTAAGTCCTTTATTGATGTGATGCTTTAG
- the miaA gene encoding tRNA (adenosine(37)-N6)-dimethylallyltransferase MiaA — MKNSKKPVIFVVGATATGKSDWALKLAQEFRGVIINCDSVQVYKKLDIGSAKPSRAERSLVPHYLLDYVSPPQEMTAGQYSRDFHELMEKLPENTPAFVVGGTGFYFMAIEKGMYPVVPVPAEIQKAVADELAQEGGSEKLHRELLLKDPEYGAKIHVSDHYRIGRAIELIRSQGKSVTAIQEEFASSRSQFPYPLLKIGPQWDRDVLKKRIDLRTKKMLEQGLVAEVQALLDEGLERWAPMSSVGYKETIAHVKGELSSEQLFEEIAKNTRQLAKRQRTWFQRDKEIHWFAGDSGFPEARALVEKFLTS, encoded by the coding sequence ATGAAGAACTCCAAAAAGCCCGTTATCTTTGTTGTGGGAGCTACCGCCACCGGAAAATCCGATTGGGCGCTCAAGCTCGCGCAAGAATTTCGCGGTGTCATTATCAACTGCGACTCTGTTCAGGTTTATAAAAAATTGGACATCGGTTCGGCGAAACCTTCGCGCGCAGAGCGCTCTTTGGTTCCGCACTATCTTTTGGACTATGTTTCTCCTCCGCAGGAAATGACCGCCGGGCAGTACAGCCGTGATTTTCATGAGCTCATGGAAAAGCTCCCTGAAAATACGCCCGCTTTTGTTGTGGGCGGCACCGGTTTTTATTTTATGGCGATTGAAAAAGGCATGTATCCCGTTGTGCCTGTTCCTGCCGAAATTCAAAAAGCGGTGGCGGATGAATTGGCGCAAGAAGGCGGCTCGGAAAAACTTCATCGCGAACTTTTGCTGAAAGATCCCGAATATGGGGCGAAGATTCACGTTTCCGATCACTATCGGATCGGACGGGCGATCGAATTGATTCGCAGTCAGGGAAAAAGTGTTACGGCGATTCAGGAGGAGTTTGCCTCTTCACGTTCGCAATTTCCTTATCCGCTTTTAAAAATCGGCCCACAATGGGACCGCGACGTTCTTAAAAAACGTATTGATCTGCGCACAAAGAAAATGCTGGAGCAGGGTCTTGTCGCTGAAGTCCAAGCGCTTCTCGATGAAGGTCTAGAGAGATGGGCTCCGATGAGCAGTGTGGGTTATAAAGAAACCATCGCGCATGTGAAGGGCGAGTTGAGTTCGGAGCAGTTATTCGAAGAGATTGCGAAGAACACTCGCCAGCTCGCCAAAAGACAAAGAACTTGGTTTCAAAGAGATAAAGAGATTCATTGGTTTGCGGGGGACTCTGGCTTTCCCGAAGCTCGTGCTCTGGTCGAGAAATTTCTCACTTCTTGA